A genomic region of Gemmatimonadota bacterium contains the following coding sequences:
- a CDS encoding YggS family pyridoxal phosphate-dependent enzyme: MPRAVYESDAERGPPLTPPEQAYHERVSVALPELRRRMQDAAVRSGRPADAVRLLAVTKGHPLAAVRAARAAGLCDLAENRPESLVERRGAFPDPDVRWHLIGHVQRRKAPDAVEAAHLFHALDSVRLAERLDRVADETGRRLPVLVQVNTSGEGSKGGFTVEEAPEALTRLVTLPGLLVRGLMTMAPFVEEEEPVRETFRRLRALHEDARRAVAGYEGTELSMGMTNDYEIAIEEGSTMIRIGTALFGERIQAP, encoded by the coding sequence TTGCCACGGGCGGTCTACGAGTCGGACGCGGAGCGGGGTCCCCCCCTGACCCCGCCCGAGCAGGCCTACCACGAGCGTGTGTCCGTCGCGTTGCCGGAGCTCCGGCGACGCATGCAGGACGCGGCGGTGCGTTCGGGGCGGCCCGCGGACGCCGTGCGGCTCCTGGCGGTGACCAAGGGCCACCCGCTGGCCGCGGTGCGCGCCGCCCGCGCCGCCGGGCTCTGCGATCTGGCGGAGAACCGCCCGGAGTCGCTCGTCGAGCGGCGCGGCGCCTTTCCCGACCCGGACGTGCGCTGGCACCTGATCGGGCATGTGCAGCGTCGCAAGGCCCCCGACGCGGTGGAGGCGGCCCATCTGTTCCACGCGCTGGACTCGGTGCGCCTGGCGGAGCGCCTCGACCGGGTGGCCGACGAGACGGGGCGCCGCCTCCCCGTGCTGGTGCAGGTGAACACCTCCGGAGAAGGATCCAAGGGCGGCTTCACCGTGGAGGAGGCTCCCGAGGCGCTGACCCGCCTGGTGACGCTCCCGGGCCTGCTCGTCCGGGGTCTCATGACCATGGCGCCGTTCGTGGAGGAGGAAGAGCCCGTACGTGAGACGTTCCGCCGGTTGCGGGCGCTGCACGAGGACGCCCGTCGGGCCGTGGCGGGATACGAGGGCACGGAGCTCTCGATGGGGATGACCAACGACTACGAGATCGCGATCGAGGAGGGCAGCACGATGATCCGCATCGGCACCGCCCTCTTCGGAGAGCGCATCCAAGCACCCTGA